TGGCCACCGTTCTCCACGATAACGGCAATGGCGATCTTCGGATCTTCCACGGGGGCATAGGCGATGAACAGGGCATGGTCGCGCATTTTCTTGGTCACGGTTTCTTCGTCGTATTCCGCATCCTGGGCAACAGTAAATACCTGAGCAGTACCGGTTTTTCCAGCGATGCGGTAATGCTCGTTCTTGAGCCGCCGGGCGGTTCCCCGGGGGCCTTGCACCACATGCTCCATGGCCTCGCGAATCTTGTCCCAGTCCGATGGGTTGCGTATGGGGATGTCATGAGTCTTGCCGGGTTCCGGGCTGACCTCGCCGCTGCTCTCGTCCAGTATCTCCGAAACCAGCCGTGGTTCATGATAGTGGCCGCCATTGGCAATGGCGGCAGTGGCGGCGGCCAGTTGCAGGGGAGTGGCCTGAAAAGCGCCCTGGCCAATGCCGATGATAACGGTTTCCCCGGGAAACCAGACCTGCTTGTAACGCCGCCGTTTCCATTCCCGGGAAGGCCGTATGCCCTTGCGTTCACCGGCCAGATCGATACCGGTCTTTTCGCCGAAACGGAATTGCTTCAGGTACTGTTGTAGCTTGTCGATACCGATCTCATGGGCCAGCTCATAGAAAAACACGTCACAGGACTGGGTGATGGCTGCATCCACGTCCATGGGCCCGTGACCGCCTTTCTTCCAATCCCGGTACTTGTGATCATGCCCGGGCAGTTGAAAGAAACCGGGACAATATTTTTTCTCTTTGAGATCCAACAGTCCCAGTTCCAGTCCGGCCAGCCCCATGAAGGGCTTGATGGTGGACCCCGGCGGATAAGTGCCTTGCACGGCACGGTTGTACAGGGGCTTGTCCGGATCATCCCGCAGGGCCTTGTAAGCCTTGGAGCTGATGCCTTCCACGAAGGGGTTGGTGTCATACCCGGGTTTGCTGGCCATGGCCAGTACCCCGCCATCCCGGGGATCGATGGCAACCACTGCGCCGTTGACATCACCCAGGGCATCCAGGGCTACTTTCTGCAAGGCGGTATCCACATGCAGGCGCAGGCTGCGCCCGGGACGGGGTGGGGTTTCCTGGAGCACGCGTACGGCTTTGCCCAGGGCATTGACCTCCACTTCCTGCATACCTACCTGGCCGTGGAGTATGTCTTCGTAGGATCGT
This sequence is a window from Thiolapillus brandeum. Protein-coding genes within it:
- the mrdA gene encoding penicillin-binding protein 2, with protein sequence MSGNLEFKNYRQEGRLFTRRAITAGLFVIMLLGGIVGRMFYLQIFDHEHFTTLAQDNRVKLIPLPPTRGLIYDRQNRPLALNRPAFNLEIIPELVPHIDQTLEDLDVLIGISDQDLERFNKLRRQKRHFESIPIKLDITQEEAALFAVNRHKFPGVSVKARLTRTYPMKEVMAHVVGYVGRISLRDLKSIDASNYAGTTYIGKTGVERSYEDILHGQVGMQEVEVNALGKAVRVLQETPPRPGRSLRLHVDTALQKVALDALGDVNGAVVAIDPRDGGVLAMASKPGYDTNPFVEGISSKAYKALRDDPDKPLYNRAVQGTYPPGSTIKPFMGLAGLELGLLDLKEKKYCPGFFQLPGHDHKYRDWKKGGHGPMDVDAAITQSCDVFFYELAHEIGIDKLQQYLKQFRFGEKTGIDLAGERKGIRPSREWKRRRYKQVWFPGETVIIGIGQGAFQATPLQLAAATAAIANGGHYHEPRLVSEILDESSGEVSPEPGKTHDIPIRNPSDWDKIREAMEHVVQGPRGTARRLKNEHYRIAGKTGTAQVFTVAQDAEYDEETVTKKMRDHALFIAYAPVEDPKIAIAVIVENGGHGGSTAAPVAKKVMDAWLLGTPEIKPEGAAN